In Janibacter cremeus, a genomic segment contains:
- a CDS encoding flavin reductase family protein, with amino-acid sequence MTFKHTTTQVLTQRFRDVMAQIPAAVAVVTTDAGDGPHGTTVSSFMSLSIDPPTMLISLDNDSSLLAKLQRGVTVGVNALTVDQGVLASRFAGQRKDDAPVEWEHSDGTPPRLAAAHAWLALTVTELIVVGDHTLVIGAVDAAHATADAPLIYWQRTYGTHTAT; translated from the coding sequence ATGACCTTCAAGCACACCACAACGCAGGTCCTCACCCAACGCTTCCGGGACGTCATGGCCCAGATCCCAGCGGCGGTCGCCGTCGTCACGACAGATGCAGGCGACGGGCCCCACGGGACCACTGTCAGTTCATTCATGTCCCTCTCGATCGATCCGCCCACGATGTTGATCTCACTCGACAACGATTCCTCGCTGCTGGCCAAGCTCCAGCGGGGGGTGACCGTCGGAGTCAATGCGCTCACCGTCGATCAGGGGGTCCTTGCCTCACGCTTCGCAGGCCAACGCAAGGACGATGCACCCGTGGAGTGGGAGCACTCCGACGGCACCCCGCCCCGCCTCGCAGCCGCCCACGCTTGGCTGGCGCTGACCGTCACCGAACTGATTGTCGTGGGCGATCACACCCTCGTCATCGGCGCCGTCGACGCAGCCCACGCCACGGCCGACGCGCCGCTGATCTACTGGCAGCGAACCTATGGGACGCACACCGCGACGTGA
- a CDS encoding S8 family serine peptidase: MRGRRTRAVGALVATLAISLAGCSLLGEDAPSPSGSTSATASSGSPEGDLVETFAQPAEGRDWVVLVEDPQDSDRVADDLRQAGLALTSVNRGIGMVTLRSTDDDVRTTAEGVDGVVHAASDQSVGWSPEEEPTPSAEDTSPATGTLQPPPPPEGGDPFDGWLWGMSEINAAQARSVTAGDPDVRVGVIDTGVDSSHPDLVDRVDGERSRSFVTDMPGLDGACERDGCIDPVGSDDNGHGTHVAGTIAASANGIGVQGVAPQVGIVDLRAGQDSGYFFLGPVANAITAGAEQELDVVNMSFYVDPWLYSCPGGAPEDSPAQAAAQDVTIELMHRALDLAHEQGVTLVTAAGNNSRDLADPGIDNTSPNFGDTTHERTLDEDCRLLPLDGPHVVGVSSVDEDLTRSGFSNYTSDPASDDVAIAAPGGAGPESGLPILSTASRDLLLTRGDVDDEGRVTVSGSQEGIVRSCPEGIGETEADPDGQCGLYTWLMGTSMAAPHVSGTAALVISENGGTMAPDEVVQTLRRTARDHECPSLGSDADGGGTSAVCTGPPERNGFFGDGILDAAAAVR; encoded by the coding sequence TCGCCCTCGGGATCGACGTCGGCCACGGCCTCGTCCGGCTCGCCGGAAGGGGACCTGGTCGAGACCTTCGCCCAGCCGGCCGAGGGGCGCGACTGGGTCGTCCTCGTCGAGGACCCGCAGGACAGCGACCGGGTCGCCGACGACCTCAGGCAGGCCGGCCTCGCGCTGACCTCGGTCAATCGTGGCATCGGCATGGTGACGCTGCGCAGCACCGACGACGACGTGCGGACCACGGCCGAGGGCGTCGACGGGGTGGTGCACGCCGCGAGCGACCAGAGCGTCGGGTGGTCCCCCGAGGAGGAACCCACCCCCAGCGCCGAGGACACCTCCCCCGCGACCGGCACGCTGCAACCCCCGCCCCCACCGGAGGGTGGCGACCCCTTCGACGGCTGGTTGTGGGGCATGTCCGAGATCAACGCCGCCCAGGCACGGTCGGTGACGGCCGGGGACCCGGACGTGCGCGTCGGCGTCATCGACACGGGCGTCGACTCGAGCCACCCCGACCTCGTCGACCGCGTGGACGGGGAGCGCTCGCGATCCTTCGTCACCGACATGCCCGGACTGGACGGTGCGTGCGAGCGCGACGGGTGCATCGACCCGGTCGGCAGCGACGACAACGGGCACGGCACCCACGTCGCGGGGACCATCGCCGCCTCGGCCAACGGCATCGGCGTGCAGGGAGTCGCACCGCAGGTCGGCATCGTCGACCTGCGCGCGGGCCAGGACTCCGGCTACTTCTTCCTCGGCCCGGTCGCCAACGCGATCACCGCCGGGGCCGAGCAGGAGCTCGACGTGGTCAACATGAGCTTCTACGTCGACCCCTGGCTCTACTCCTGCCCCGGCGGTGCCCCGGAGGACTCGCCCGCCCAGGCCGCCGCGCAGGACGTGACCATCGAGCTGATGCACCGCGCCCTCGACCTCGCCCACGAGCAGGGCGTCACACTCGTCACGGCAGCCGGCAACAACTCCCGAGACCTCGCCGACCCGGGCATCGACAACACGAGCCCCAACTTCGGCGACACGACGCACGAGCGGACGCTCGACGAGGACTGCCGGCTGCTGCCCCTCGACGGGCCGCACGTCGTCGGCGTCTCCTCGGTCGACGAGGACCTCACGCGCAGCGGCTTCTCCAACTACACGTCCGACCCCGCCTCGGACGACGTCGCGATCGCGGCACCGGGCGGAGCCGGCCCCGAGAGCGGCCTGCCCATCCTCTCCACGGCATCCCGAGACCTGCTGCTGACGCGGGGGGACGTCGACGACGAGGGGCGGGTGACCGTGTCCGGCTCGCAGGAGGGGATCGTGCGCAGCTGCCCCGAGGGCATCGGCGAGACAGAAGCCGACCCGGATGGGCAGTGCGGGCTGTACACGTGGCTGATGGGCACGTCGATGGCCGCTCCGCACGTCAGCGGCACCGCCGCCCTGGTCATCAGCGAGAACGGCGGCACGATGGCTCCGGACGAGGTCGTGCAGACCCTGCGCCGCACCGCCCGCGACCACGAGTGCCCGTCGTTGGGCAGCGACGCGGACGGTGGTGGCACCAGCGCGGTGTGCACCGGCCCCCCGGAGCGCAACGGCTTCTTCGGTGACGGCATCCTCGACGCGGCCGCGGCCGTGCGCTGA
- a CDS encoding MarP family serine protease — protein sequence MTGALALDIALLLALAAYAVRMYRTGLVAGVFSLIGFLAGGLLALWGLPGVLTRSDLAGGDPLRSGVLLVVGVLIAAALGQAIGAMVGLRVRSWVRFRPARVLDSFLGAVAALLVGATVVWLAASAVVGAFPGAAQPVAGSRVIQVIDQAMPAPADRVLGGVYRALGTDGFPRVFTGVRPEAIRPVEPPPAGVTKGPGLEQAAGSVVLVSGTAPGCGRGQTGSGWVGAPHRVVTNAHVVAGVEQPSVQVGGTGETYPATTVAFDPRRDVAVLAVPDLAAPPLPTGERQSHGDEVVVAGFPLGGPYDLEAGRVRDLITARGAGIDGTPGVDRQVYAVNTRVEHGNSGGPLLSPSGQVVGTVFAKSQTHRDTGYALTLQETRPVLDRAARATDPVSTGSCAA from the coding sequence ATGACCGGAGCGCTCGCCCTGGACATCGCGCTGCTCCTGGCGCTCGCTGCCTACGCGGTCCGCATGTACCGCACCGGCCTCGTCGCCGGCGTCTTCTCCCTCATCGGGTTCCTCGCCGGCGGCTTGCTCGCGCTGTGGGGACTTCCCGGGGTCCTGACCCGGTCGGACCTGGCCGGCGGAGACCCCCTTCGCAGCGGTGTCCTGCTCGTCGTCGGCGTCCTCATCGCTGCGGCTCTCGGACAGGCGATCGGCGCGATGGTCGGCCTCCGAGTGCGCTCATGGGTGCGCTTTCGTCCAGCCCGGGTCCTTGACTCGTTCCTGGGCGCCGTCGCGGCCCTCCTCGTCGGCGCGACCGTCGTGTGGCTGGCTGCCTCGGCCGTCGTGGGTGCCTTCCCCGGCGCTGCCCAACCCGTGGCCGGGTCGCGGGTCATCCAGGTGATCGACCAGGCGATGCCGGCGCCCGCGGACAGAGTGCTCGGTGGCGTCTACCGGGCGTTGGGCACCGACGGGTTCCCACGGGTCTTCACCGGCGTGCGGCCCGAGGCGATCCGTCCGGTCGAGCCGCCGCCGGCGGGGGTGACGAAGGGGCCCGGCCTCGAGCAGGCCGCCGGCTCCGTGGTGCTGGTCAGCGGTACGGCGCCCGGCTGTGGCCGCGGGCAGACCGGCAGCGGGTGGGTGGGAGCACCCCACCGGGTCGTGACGAATGCCCACGTCGTGGCCGGCGTCGAGCAACCCTCGGTCCAGGTCGGCGGGACCGGCGAGACCTACCCGGCGACGACGGTCGCCTTCGACCCGCGGCGGGACGTCGCCGTGCTTGCCGTGCCCGACCTGGCGGCCCCGCCGCTGCCCACCGGTGAGCGGCAGTCGCACGGCGACGAGGTGGTGGTCGCCGGATTCCCCCTCGGTGGTCCCTACGACCTCGAGGCCGGCCGTGTCCGTGATCTCATCACCGCACGAGGCGCCGGCATCGACGGCACCCCCGGTGTCGATCGGCAGGTCTACGCGGTCAACACCCGCGTGGAGCACGGCAACTCCGGCGGGCCTCTGCTGTCACCCTCCGGTCAGGTCGTCGGTACGGTCTTCGCGAAGTCACAGACGCACCGGGACACGGGGTACGCCCTCACGCTCCAGGAGACCCGGCCGGTCCTCGACCGGGCAGCACGGGCCACCGATCCGGTGTCCACGGGGTCCTGCGCCGCATAG
- a CDS encoding histidine phosphatase family protein, translated as MRLLLIRHGQTPHNVTGALDTAYPGAGLTGLGRVQAHAVPDVLAEPVSGVYASPLVRTQLTAEPLALARGVDIRVREGLQEISAGALELRSDEQSRQAYIAALVRWMRGDLDHVLGGGESGRVFLTRYTSAVEAITSEHADGDTVALFSHGAAIRVFATVAAGLARDTAADLSIMNTGMGVLEGDPRSGWRLAGWSSEPLGGLDLQDPDAQDVTGDSAEDVLDD; from the coding sequence GTGCGACTCCTCCTCATCCGTCACGGCCAGACGCCCCACAACGTCACGGGAGCGCTCGACACCGCCTACCCGGGGGCCGGCCTGACCGGGCTGGGCCGCGTGCAGGCCCACGCCGTGCCCGACGTCCTGGCCGAACCGGTCTCGGGCGTCTACGCCTCCCCGCTCGTGCGCACCCAGTTGACGGCCGAGCCGCTCGCCCTCGCTCGCGGCGTCGACATCCGGGTGCGCGAGGGACTGCAGGAGATCTCCGCCGGCGCCCTGGAACTGCGCTCGGACGAGCAGTCCCGCCAGGCCTACATCGCTGCCCTCGTGCGGTGGATGCGCGGCGATCTCGATCATGTTCTCGGCGGCGGCGAGAGCGGACGTGTCTTCCTCACCCGCTACACCTCGGCGGTCGAGGCGATCACGAGCGAGCACGCCGACGGTGACACGGTCGCGCTCTTCAGCCACGGCGCGGCCATCCGCGTCTTCGCGACGGTGGCCGCGGGCCTGGCCCGGGACACGGCCGCGGACCTGAGCATCATGAACACCGGCATGGGTGTCCTCGAGGGCGACCCGCGGTCCGGTTGGCGGCTCGCCGGCTGGTCCAGCGAGCCGCTCGGTGGCCTCGACCTTCAGGACCCGGACGCGCAGGACGTCACCGGGGACAGCGCAGAGGACGTCCTCGACGACTGA
- a CDS encoding MarR family winged helix-turn-helix transcriptional regulator yields MADSATFDEPSLTDDLERSLATVVRLLSDRAMAGDVAERCGYDLPPASWALLEYLDAHGALRVSDIAACHGVDVSSVTPRLKRLESVGLVSRERVATDARAFLISITGEGAHALESVHAARRETLHQAMDGIDPSRVASATDVLGRIANHLSPAPLTPADR; encoded by the coding sequence ATGGCCGACAGCGCGACATTCGATGAGCCTTCCCTGACGGACGATCTCGAGCGTTCGCTCGCGACGGTGGTGCGTCTCCTGTCCGATCGCGCCATGGCCGGGGATGTGGCGGAGCGTTGTGGCTACGACTTGCCACCTGCGTCGTGGGCGCTGTTGGAGTACCTCGACGCGCATGGGGCCCTGCGTGTTTCGGACATCGCAGCCTGCCACGGAGTGGACGTCTCCTCGGTCACGCCGCGACTCAAGCGGTTGGAGAGCGTCGGGCTGGTGAGCCGAGAGCGCGTTGCCACCGATGCGCGTGCGTTCCTGATCAGCATCACCGGCGAGGGGGCCCATGCTCTCGAGAGCGTCCATGCGGCGCGGCGCGAGACCCTCCACCAGGCGATGGATGGGATCGACCCGTCGCGCGTGGCCAGCGCCACCGACGTCCTGGGCCGGATCGCGAACCACCTGTCCCCCGCCCCACTGACCCCGGCTGACCGATGA